Sequence from the Symbiopectobacterium purcellii genome:
GCGACTGACACACAACACCGATATTGTGATCCTTTCTGACGAAGTGTACGAACACGTGGTGTTTGACGGTCAGCGTCATCACAGCATGGCGACGCACAACGAACTGGCATCACGTAGCGTGATTGTCTCATCGTTCGGTAAAACGTTTCATGTCACTGGCTGGCGAGTCGGTTACTGCCTGGCTCCCGCCGCGTTGATGGACGAGATCCTCAAAGTCCACCAGTTTATGATGTTTTCCGCCGACACGCCGATGCAATACGCCTTTGCGGAGTATATGGCGGACCCGGCAACCTATCTGTCGCTCGGAACGTTCTATCAACATAAACGCGATCTACTGGCGAGTGCCTTGCAGAACGGTCCATTTGAATTATTGCCCTCCGCCGGCTCATTCTTCATGTTAGCGAGCTTTGCCAATTTCAGCGACGAAAGTGACAGCGACATAGTAAAACGATTGATTGTCGAGCTCGGGGTGGCGACTATCCCGCTGTCGGCGTTTTACACCGACGGCACCGACAATAAATTGATTCGTCTGTCGTTCTCGAAAGATGACGCGACGTTGCTGGCGGGGGCGAAAGCGCTGTGTCAGGCGGCGGAGCGCCGGTGATAAACGTGGTTGTGCGCGATGTGTATTTGGTGCATGCATGGTGTGATGTTGATAGCGGTTTAAAGACTACTCATTGATTTACCGGAGATCGTTCCAGATATGAAAAAATTAAATATATTGATGTTATCACTGGGTTTACTGTCCTCCTCTATCGTGCTGGCGCAGACCGAATTGCGTTTTGGGCTGGAGGCAGAATACCCGCCGTTTGAAAGCAAAAATACCAAGGGCCAGTTGGAAGGTTTCGATATCGATCTGGGTCATGCCATTTGTGAGGCGGGCAATTTCAAATGTACCTGGGTTGAAACCTCATTTGATGCTCTGATTCCGTCGCTACAAGCTAAAAAGTTCGACGCCATCAACTCTGCGATGAACATCACCGAAAAGCGTAAGGAAGCCATAGACTTTACCGTGCCCATTTATCGCATTCCGACCCAACTGCTTGGCAAGCCCGACACAGGTCTGGCTCCGACGCCAGAAGCGCTGAAAGGCAAGAATATCGGCGTATTGCAGGGATCGATTCAGGAAGTTTACGCGAAGGCGCATTGGGAGCCGAAAGGGGTTACCGTGACCGCTTACAAAGACCAGAATTTGGCCTATGAAGATCTGGCAGCAGGCCGCCTGGACGGCACGCTGGTGATGGCCGCAGCGGGACAATCTGGTTTCTTGGATAAACCGGAAGGCAAAGGTTTTGGCTTTATTGGTAAGGCCGTGGACGACGCGACTATTCTCGGTAGCGGCATCGGTTTCGGCCTGCGTAAAAGCGACACGGCGTTGAAAGTGGAATTGGATAAAGCGATTAAACAGGTGCAGGACGACGGCACGGTTGAGAAACTGGCGAAAAAGTATTTCCCTGGTTTTGATGTACGGGTGCAGTAACCTACGCTTTTGCGCGGCTTTCCGTTAGCGCGCCAAAAAAAACAACAAGGCCTGCGCGATTGCGTGGGCCTTGTTGTTGGCAACGACTTTCTAATAAACCGGGAATATTAATACATTAACCGAATTGGCAAAGGCAATACTTCACATGGCTCTATAAATCGCAATTTATTATCGGCCGTGTAGATATTACCAAAGCGCAACAGATTGCAGTCTGCTTGTGTGATTTTGAGAAAGCAAAGCAAAAAAATGTCTTTGACAGGAAATAAACTGCATGAGAGGCTTTATTTTATCAGTATTATTCATTTGTTTTATCCAGATTAAGTGATAATAAAAATATTCACCTATAGCTACAACTATTTTATACCCTAAGTGATTCGGGTGAACGGGTGCAGTCAGTGCATCTGTAACTTGGAGCATGACAGGTATATAGCATTTTAAATGATGGCTTTTTATTACACAGGGTCAATAATAATGAACACTGTTAGCCGTATTATACTCTTTTTATTTTTCATGATCTCTGCTGTTTTCTCCGCGCAGGCTTATCCCGAACGACCCATTCGCTTTATTGTGCCGTTTAATCCCGGTGGCGGCCAAGACATCCTTATTCGGCATATTACGCCTAAAGTCAGTAATATCCTCGGACAGCAGCTTGTGGTAGAGAATCGACCCGGTGCGGCTGGTACATTAGGGGCATTGGCGGTTGCTAATGCAAAACCTGATGGTTATACCATCGGGTTGGGGAGTTCATCGACCCATGCAGCGAACGTGTCACAGATAGCGGGGCTTTCCTACAACCCGGTCACGGATTTTGAACCCGTGGCACTGTTGGCCGAATTTATTTCACCGTTGGTGGTCACTGCGAGTTTACCGGTTAATTCGGTTGATGAGTTGATCCAATTGCTGAAAGCAAATCCGGGTAAATACAATTACGCTTCTGCAGGGCAAGGTTCACCCACGCGATTCAAAGCCATCTTGTTTAATCAAATTGCAGGCGTTAATACCGTCGAAATCCCTTACAGTGGTTCCGCTCCTGCGCTGGTGGATCTTGTGGCTGGTCGCGTTGCATTAATGTTTGATGGTATAGCGGCAACGGCGCCTTTGGTGAAAGCGAATAAATTGAAGATACTGGCTATTTCCTCTCCGCAGCGTCTTCCGGAATATCCCACGATACCGACATTGGATGAACTCGGCATCAAAGGGATCAATGCTAATGCCTGGGCAGCTGTCTTTGCGCCTGCGGGGACACCTCAGCCCGTGGTGGAAAAACTTAATGCAGCCTTTAATCAGGCAATTAATGATCCGGCTATTCGCGCTAAATTGACCGAGCTTGGCTATCAACCCTATGGAAATATAGCGTCACCAGCATTGCGTGATTTTGTGAAGAGCGAAATTGCTGAATGGGCACGCTTATCGAAACTGGCGGGTATTGAAGCAAAATAATCGTGATGGCGGGATAACGATTTACCCTGCTGATATCACGTTCTCGTGGGGCTTTTCGGAAGCGATTGATGATGTCTGATAAGTCATTATTGTATACGCGTGACGATACCGTGTCGGGCGGGTTTTTACTGCTTATCGGTGGCGCTGCAATGACGATGGCGATCCTCAAATACCCTTTAGGAAACGCATCGCAAATGGGGCCGGGCTATGTTCCCGCGCTTCTTGGCGGATTGCTTGCTCTGTTGGGTTTTATTATTGCATTGCGAGGCACGTTAAGTCAGGTTTGGAAAACCGATAAATTTCATTCGGCTATGCGTCCGCTGTTTTTTATTCTCGGTGTGATTATCCTGTTTGGATACATCATCAGCGTCGCAGGGGTGATTGTTTCCAGTGCGTTGGCTATTGCTGGCGCCGCACTGGGTACGCGAGAAACTCGAACCAAAGAAATTATTATTCTAGCGATTATTATGGCCGGGCTATCGGATATTTTCTTTGTAAAAGTTCTCGCTATTCCATTTAACGAGTGGCCTCTGTAATGAGTGAATTATTTAACGGT
This genomic interval carries:
- a CDS encoding methionine aminotransferase, coding for MPIQTPVQFSSKLPDVGTTIFTVIGQLSSQYHAINLSQGAPSFPCSPELIAGVTRAMSLGHNQYASMSGLVSLKEVVAEKVKRLYGQHYDAGREVTITASASEGLYSAISALVHPSDEVIYFEPSFDSYAPIVRLQGAAPVALKLAVPSFTINWDDVQAAITPRTRMIILNSPHNPSGQVLGADDLAQLARLTHNTDIVILSDEVYEHVVFDGQRHHSMATHNELASRSVIVSSFGKTFHVTGWRVGYCLAPAALMDEILKVHQFMMFSADTPMQYAFAEYMADPATYLSLGTFYQHKRDLLASALQNGPFELLPSAGSFFMLASFANFSDESDSDIVKRLIVELGVATIPLSAFYTDGTDNKLIRLSFSKDDATLLAGAKALCQAAERR
- a CDS encoding transporter substrate-binding domain-containing protein → MKKLNILMLSLGLLSSSIVLAQTELRFGLEAEYPPFESKNTKGQLEGFDIDLGHAICEAGNFKCTWVETSFDALIPSLQAKKFDAINSAMNITEKRKEAIDFTVPIYRIPTQLLGKPDTGLAPTPEALKGKNIGVLQGSIQEVYAKAHWEPKGVTVTAYKDQNLAYEDLAAGRLDGTLVMAAAGQSGFLDKPEGKGFGFIGKAVDDATILGSGIGFGLRKSDTALKVELDKAIKQVQDDGTVEKLAKKYFPGFDVRVQ
- a CDS encoding Bug family tripartite tricarboxylate transporter substrate binding protein, whose product is MNTVSRIILFLFFMISAVFSAQAYPERPIRFIVPFNPGGGQDILIRHITPKVSNILGQQLVVENRPGAAGTLGALAVANAKPDGYTIGLGSSSTHAANVSQIAGLSYNPVTDFEPVALLAEFISPLVVTASLPVNSVDELIQLLKANPGKYNYASAGQGSPTRFKAILFNQIAGVNTVEIPYSGSAPALVDLVAGRVALMFDGIAATAPLVKANKLKILAISSPQRLPEYPTIPTLDELGIKGINANAWAAVFAPAGTPQPVVEKLNAAFNQAINDPAIRAKLTELGYQPYGNIASPALRDFVKSEIAEWARLSKLAGIEAK
- a CDS encoding tripartite tricarboxylate transporter TctB family protein is translated as MMSDKSLLYTRDDTVSGGFLLLIGGAAMTMAILKYPLGNASQMGPGYVPALLGGLLALLGFIIALRGTLSQVWKTDKFHSAMRPLFFILGVIILFGYIISVAGVIVSSALAIAGAALGTRETRTKEIIILAIIMAGLSDIFFVKVLAIPFNEWPL